In Perognathus longimembris pacificus isolate PPM17 chromosome 23, ASM2315922v1, whole genome shotgun sequence, a single genomic region encodes these proteins:
- the Rad51 gene encoding DNA repair protein RAD51 homolog 1 isoform X1: MNFAQVMAMQVQLEANADTSVEEESFGPQPISRLEQCGINANDVKKLEEAGFHTVEAVAYAPKKELINIKGISEAKADKILAEAAKLVPMGFTTATEFHQRRSEIIQITTGSKELDKLLQGGIETGSITEMFGEFRTGKTQICHTLAVTCQLPIDQGGGEGKAMYIDTEGTFRPERLLAVAERYGLSGSDVLDNVAYARAFNTDHQTQLLYQASAMMVESRYALLIVDSATALYRTDYSGRGELSARQMHLARFLRMLLRLADEFGVAVVITNQVVAQVDGAAMFAADPKKPIGGNIIAHASTTRLYLRKGRGETRICKIYDSPCLPEAEAMFAINADGVGDAKD; this comes from the exons ATGAACTTTGCCCAAG TAATGGCCATGCAGGTGCAGCTCGAAGCAAATGCAGATACGTCAGTGGAAGAAGAAAGCTTTGGACCACAGCCTATTTCTCGGTTAGAG caATGTGGCATAAATGCCAATGATGTGAAGAAACTGGAGGAAGCTGGGTTTCACACTGTGGAGGCCGTGGCCTATGCACCTAAGAAGGAGCTCATAAATATCAAGGGGATCAGCGAGGCCAAAGCTGATAAGATTCTG gcggAGGCAGCTAAATTAGTCCCGATGGGTTTTACCACCGCAACTGAATTCCACCAAAGGCGGTCAGAGATCATCCAGATTACTACTGGCTCCAAAGAGCTTGACAAACTCCTCCAGG GTGGAATTGAGACTGGATCTATTACAGAGATGTTTGGAGAGTTCCGAACCGGGAAGACCCAGATCTGTCACACCTTGGCTGTCACTTGTCAG CTTCCCATTGACCAGGGTGGAGGTGAAGGAAAGGCCATGTATATTGACACAGAAGGTACCTTTAGGCCAGAACGGCTGCTAGCAGTGGCTGAGAG GTACGGTCTCTCTGGCAGTGATGTCCTGGATAACGTAGCCTATGCTCGAGCGTTCAACACAGACCACCAGACACAGCTCCTTTACCAAGCATCGGCCATGATGGTAGAATCTAG GTATGCGTTGCTTATTGTAGACAGTGCCACCGCCCTCTATAGAACAGACTACTCAGGCCGAGGCGAGCTCTCAGCCAGGCAGATGCACCTGGCCAGGTTTCTGAGGATGCTTCTGCGACTTGCGGATGAG TTTGGTGTAGCCGTGGTAATCACCAACCAGGTGGTAGCCCAGGTGGACGGAGCAGCCATGTTTGCTGCAGATCCCAAGAAACCCATCGGAGGAAACATCATCGCCCACGCATCAACGACCAG ACTGTAcctgaggaaagggagaggggaaaccAGAATCTGCAAAATCTACGACTCTCCCTGCCTTCCTGAAGCGGAAGCCATGTTTGCCATCAATGCGGACGGAGTAGGAGATGCTAAAGACTGA
- the Rad51 gene encoding DNA repair protein RAD51 homolog 1 isoform X2 has product MAMQVQLEANADTSVEEESFGPQPISRLEQCGINANDVKKLEEAGFHTVEAVAYAPKKELINIKGISEAKADKILAEAAKLVPMGFTTATEFHQRRSEIIQITTGSKELDKLLQGGIETGSITEMFGEFRTGKTQICHTLAVTCQLPIDQGGGEGKAMYIDTEGTFRPERLLAVAERYGLSGSDVLDNVAYARAFNTDHQTQLLYQASAMMVESRYALLIVDSATALYRTDYSGRGELSARQMHLARFLRMLLRLADEFGVAVVITNQVVAQVDGAAMFAADPKKPIGGNIIAHASTTRLYLRKGRGETRICKIYDSPCLPEAEAMFAINADGVGDAKD; this is encoded by the exons ATGGCCATGCAGGTGCAGCTCGAAGCAAATGCAGATACGTCAGTGGAAGAAGAAAGCTTTGGACCACAGCCTATTTCTCGGTTAGAG caATGTGGCATAAATGCCAATGATGTGAAGAAACTGGAGGAAGCTGGGTTTCACACTGTGGAGGCCGTGGCCTATGCACCTAAGAAGGAGCTCATAAATATCAAGGGGATCAGCGAGGCCAAAGCTGATAAGATTCTG gcggAGGCAGCTAAATTAGTCCCGATGGGTTTTACCACCGCAACTGAATTCCACCAAAGGCGGTCAGAGATCATCCAGATTACTACTGGCTCCAAAGAGCTTGACAAACTCCTCCAGG GTGGAATTGAGACTGGATCTATTACAGAGATGTTTGGAGAGTTCCGAACCGGGAAGACCCAGATCTGTCACACCTTGGCTGTCACTTGTCAG CTTCCCATTGACCAGGGTGGAGGTGAAGGAAAGGCCATGTATATTGACACAGAAGGTACCTTTAGGCCAGAACGGCTGCTAGCAGTGGCTGAGAG GTACGGTCTCTCTGGCAGTGATGTCCTGGATAACGTAGCCTATGCTCGAGCGTTCAACACAGACCACCAGACACAGCTCCTTTACCAAGCATCGGCCATGATGGTAGAATCTAG GTATGCGTTGCTTATTGTAGACAGTGCCACCGCCCTCTATAGAACAGACTACTCAGGCCGAGGCGAGCTCTCAGCCAGGCAGATGCACCTGGCCAGGTTTCTGAGGATGCTTCTGCGACTTGCGGATGAG TTTGGTGTAGCCGTGGTAATCACCAACCAGGTGGTAGCCCAGGTGGACGGAGCAGCCATGTTTGCTGCAGATCCCAAGAAACCCATCGGAGGAAACATCATCGCCCACGCATCAACGACCAG ACTGTAcctgaggaaagggagaggggaaaccAGAATCTGCAAAATCTACGACTCTCCCTGCCTTCCTGAAGCGGAAGCCATGTTTGCCATCAATGCGGACGGAGTAGGAGATGCTAAAGACTGA